One segment of Panicum virgatum strain AP13 chromosome 3K, P.virgatum_v5, whole genome shotgun sequence DNA contains the following:
- the LOC120697184 gene encoding cysteine protease XCP2-like, which translates to MASSSARLMSKKLSVAAVLLLCTGAWLLAEARPHGDDIDSDFYSIVGYAPEDLGSHDQLIKLFEEWVAKYRKAYSSFEEKLRRFEVFKDNLKHIDEINKKVSSYWLGLNEFADLTHEEFKATYLGLNLNRRQPAARNSKNFRYEGAAGDVPKEVDWCKKGAVTEVKNQGQCGSCWAFSTVAAVEGINQIVTGNLTSLSEQELIDCSTDGNNGCNGGIMDYAFSYIAGSGGLHTEEAYPYLMEEGDCDQKAGDEQVVTISGYEDVPANDEQALVKALAHQPVSVAIEASGRHFQFYKGGVFDGPCGAELDHGVAAVGYGTSKGQDYIIVKNSWGPHWGEKGYIRMKRGTGKPEGLCGINKMASYPTKDQ; encoded by the exons ATGGCGTCGTCTTCAGCTCGTCTGATGAGCAAGAAGctctccgtcgccgccgtcctcctgcTGTGCACCGGCGCGTGGCTGCTGGCGGAGGCTCGCCCCCACGGCGACGACATCGACAGCGACTTCTACTCCATCGTTGGGTACGCGCCGGAGGACCTTGGCAGCCATGACCAGCTGATCAAGCTGTTCGAGGAGTGGGTGGCCAAGTACCGCAAGGCGTACTCGAGCTTCGAGGAGAAGCTGCGGCGTTTCGAGGTGTTCAAGGACAACCTGAAGCACATCGACGAGATCAACAAGAAGGTGAGCAGCTACTGGCTGGGGCTGAACGAGTTCGCCGACCTGACGCACGAGGAGTTCAAGGCCACCTACCTCGGGCTCAACCTCAAccggcggcagccggcggcgaggaactcGAAGAACTTCAGGTACGAGGGCGCCGCTGGCGACGTGCCCAAGGAGGTGGACTGGTGCAAGAAGGGCGCGGTGACGGAGGTGAAGAACCAGGGGCAGTGCGGCAGCTGCTGGGCCTtctcgacggtggcggcggtggagggcatCAACCAGATCGTGACGGGCAACCTGACGTCGCTGTCAGAGCAGGAGCTGATCGACTGCAGCACGGACGGGAACAACGGGTGCAACGGCGGCATCATGGACTACGCCTTCTCCTAcatcgccggcagcggcgggctgCACACGGAGGAGGCGTACCCGTACCTGATGGAGGAGGGCGACTGCGACCAGAAGGCCGGCGACGAGCAGGTGGTCACCATCTCCGGGTACGAGGACGTGCCGGCCAACGACGAGCAGGCCCTGGTCAAGGCCCTCGCGCACCAGCCCGTCAGCGTCGCCATCGAGGCGTCCGGCAGGCACTTCCAGTTCTACAAAGGG GGCGTGTTCGATGGCCCGTGCGGCGCGGAGCTGGATCACGGCGTGGCGGCGGTCGGCTACGGCACCAGCAAGGGGCAGGACTACATCATCGTCAAGAACTCGTGGGGCCCGCACTGGGGCGAGAAGGGGTACATCCGCATGAAGAGGGGCACCGGCAAGCCGGAGGGCCTCTGCGGCATCAACAAGATGGCGTCCTACCCAACCAAGGACCAGTAG